In Alicyclobacillus macrosporangiidus CPP55, a single window of DNA contains:
- a CDS encoding flagellar hook capping FlgD N-terminal domain-containing protein — translation MAGNSVSGTSLSKDAFLQLMVTQMRYQDPLQPMDNSQFLAQLAQFTALEQLTNLAQTETQVLQSLQVVRLGAVQQLIGTQVTVADGQGQPVTGTVEAVKFADDGSPVLQVNGQTYPIDAVQSVGPS, via the coding sequence GTGGCAGGGAACAGCGTGAGCGGCACCAGTTTGAGCAAGGACGCATTCTTGCAGTTGATGGTGACGCAGATGCGGTACCAAGACCCGTTGCAACCCATGGACAACTCTCAGTTTCTCGCGCAGTTGGCCCAGTTCACGGCGTTGGAGCAACTCACCAACTTGGCTCAGACGGAGACCCAAGTTCTCCAAAGCCTGCAGGTGGTGCGCCTGGGGGCCGTACAACAGTTGATCGGCACGCAGGTGACGGTCGCGGATGGACAGGGACAACCCGTCACCGGTACGGTGGAAGCCGTCAAATTCGCGGACGACGGGAGTCCCGTGCTTCAGGTGAACGGTCAGACCTATCCGATCGATGCGGTGCAGTCGGTTGGGCCGTCGTAG
- a CDS encoding flagellar hook-basal body complex protein → MLRSMYSAISGMAAFQTKLDVIGNNIANVNTAGFKSSRTDFADTLSQMMAGSSAPVATPNANVYTLGGTNSQQVGLGVKVDGIQTLFTQGAPQSTGNPTDLMLNGSGLFVVSPDNGQHFYYTREGDFSVDSGNNLVLPNGQVAFGFTAATQDATNKVTGLNAYIASSSSDLKQMNLDQAVSDYLAYFKAPLPGSTDPNASVLSNAGVTSANVSTMTLSQSPDVQVGADGSVSANVTVTWGAAPNTQTKDMRLVLGHIAIASVPNPAGLDKAGDSLYQISNNSGQPTYLTPGQNSTGTVQAGYLEMSNVDLTREFTEMIVAQRGFDANSHVIGTANAILQDIVNLKNS, encoded by the coding sequence ATGTTAAGATCCATGTATTCGGCCATCTCCGGCATGGCTGCGTTTCAGACGAAACTCGACGTTATCGGCAACAACATCGCCAACGTGAATACGGCAGGCTTTAAAAGTTCCCGGACGGACTTTGCGGACACCTTGAGTCAGATGATGGCCGGATCCAGCGCTCCGGTAGCCACACCTAACGCAAACGTGTACACACTCGGCGGCACCAATTCACAACAAGTCGGCTTGGGTGTGAAAGTTGACGGGATACAGACTTTGTTCACGCAGGGTGCGCCTCAATCGACAGGGAACCCGACGGACCTGATGTTGAATGGCAGTGGGCTGTTTGTCGTGTCGCCTGATAACGGCCAACACTTCTATTACACACGTGAAGGTGATTTCAGCGTGGACTCTGGCAACAATCTGGTGTTGCCGAACGGGCAAGTGGCTTTCGGATTTACGGCTGCAACGCAGGACGCCACCAACAAAGTGACCGGTTTGAATGCTTACATTGCCTCCAGCAGCAGCGATCTGAAACAGATGAACCTTGACCAGGCAGTGTCCGACTACCTCGCGTACTTCAAGGCACCGTTGCCCGGTTCGACGGATCCGAACGCGTCCGTACTGTCCAATGCGGGTGTGACTTCCGCGAACGTATCTACGATGACACTGTCTCAGTCACCGGATGTACAGGTGGGAGCAGACGGGTCAGTAAGTGCGAATGTTACGGTTACGTGGGGGGCGGCTCCAAACACGCAAACCAAGGATATGCGTCTTGTCCTTGGGCACATCGCTATCGCATCCGTGCCCAACCCGGCAGGTTTGGACAAAGCCGGAGACTCTCTTTATCAAATCTCCAACAACTCCGGCCAACCAACCTATCTGACACCTGGCCAGAACAGCACAGGCACGGTGCAGGCAGGTTACCTGGAAATGTCCAACGTCGATCTCACGCGGGAGTTCACGGAGATGATCGTGGCGCAGCGCGGATTCGACGCCAACTCCCACGTGATCGGCACCGCCAACGCCATCCTGCAGGACATCGTCAACCTGAAAAACAGCTGA
- a CDS encoding flagellar basal body-associated FliL family protein, protein MRRAFVLMISIILGAAVLVGTGLGGYWYWKSAHDKARTAQVPLANELKQLRVDLPENTTNLQDGLIQFTLSLQAHDAQTKTELADMQPQVEDVINRTMRGFSAQELRTQAGVTRLAGTLKDAINGVLPQGRVDAVYFATIVVQ, encoded by the coding sequence TTGAGGCGCGCGTTCGTCCTGATGATTTCCATCATCCTCGGCGCCGCGGTCCTGGTCGGGACGGGCCTGGGCGGGTACTGGTACTGGAAGTCGGCGCACGACAAGGCCCGGACGGCTCAGGTGCCTTTGGCCAACGAGCTCAAACAACTGCGGGTGGATCTGCCGGAAAACACCACAAACCTCCAGGATGGGCTGATCCAGTTCACGCTGTCCCTGCAGGCGCATGACGCACAGACCAAGACGGAGCTGGCGGACATGCAACCCCAGGTGGAAGATGTCATCAACCGGACGATGCGCGGGTTCTCCGCCCAGGAGCTGCGCACGCAGGCGGGCGTCACGCGCCTGGCGGGGACGTTGAAGGATGCCATCAACGGGGTGTTGCCGCAGGGGCGGGTGGACGCCGTCTATTTCGCCACCATCGTCGTGCAGTAG
- a CDS encoding flagellar biosynthetic protein FliR, giving the protein MTSFALNHYPLYLLVLLRVVAFVATSPLMSIRLWPAWAKLGLAAFTALWIAPDLPSVHTPDPLADVGRYVDMALRETVTGMLLGLIATAVVAALTIAGQLFDLQIGFASGALLDPAGGQVSGVTGNLLSTLFSLYFLGLNGLDGLLLACMNSYRFVGLGALRLPDGAWAAWARLMDAVMALSVQVCAPLVAALLLTDVTFALLSRAVPQMNVFVVGLPAKLFVGLGLFVAVLPGVVDLFGSVFAHLFAELDESLRWLGG; this is encoded by the coding sequence ATGACTTCGTTCGCACTCAATCATTATCCGTTGTACCTGTTGGTCTTGCTTCGCGTCGTCGCATTTGTCGCCACGTCGCCGTTGATGTCCATCCGGCTGTGGCCGGCTTGGGCCAAGTTGGGCCTCGCGGCGTTCACGGCATTGTGGATCGCGCCGGACCTGCCGTCTGTACATACCCCTGATCCCCTGGCCGACGTAGGCCGGTATGTCGACATGGCCCTGCGGGAGACGGTGACGGGGATGTTGTTGGGCCTGATTGCCACAGCCGTGGTGGCTGCGCTGACCATCGCCGGCCAACTGTTCGACTTGCAGATTGGCTTCGCCTCAGGCGCCCTGTTGGATCCCGCCGGTGGCCAGGTGAGCGGTGTGACGGGCAACCTCCTGTCCACCTTGTTCAGCCTGTACTTTCTCGGCTTGAACGGGCTCGACGGACTCCTGCTTGCGTGCATGAACTCCTACCGGTTCGTGGGGCTCGGCGCCCTGCGCCTGCCGGACGGTGCGTGGGCGGCGTGGGCCCGGCTGATGGACGCGGTGATGGCGCTCTCGGTTCAGGTGTGTGCCCCATTGGTGGCCGCATTGCTGCTGACAGATGTCACGTTCGCCCTGTTGTCGCGAGCCGTCCCGCAGATGAACGTGTTCGTCGTCGGGCTGCCTGCCAAACTGTTCGTCGGGCTCGGCCTCTTTGTGGCCGTCCTGCCGGGTGTCGTGGATTTGTTCGGCTCGGTGTTCGCCCATCTGTTCGCCGAGCTGGATGAAAGTTTGCGCTGGTTGGGGGGATGA
- the fliM gene encoding flagellar motor switch protein FliM, producing MSEVLSQEEIDALLSALHRGELNAEDIREESGGPRVRNYDFRRAMRFSKDHIRILRRIHEHLARLVSTHLSGQLRTVVQMQVETVDQLPYEEFIRSIPPLTVIQLVEMSPLPGKMVLEFNPQVVFAMLDRLMGGVVHGPYQERELTEIELVLVERLFSALKGFIAEAWRNVEMLSPRLLQLESNPQFLQLATPNETVLVITMSARVGAVSGLVNVCIPHVTLEPVLPKLSTQRFMDSRKPGGRGQEEERRLAKHLMGVSAEVAVELGRTRLSMADVLDLQAGDVIPLEQSIREPLTVYVNGVPTYSASAGQRHGHYAVKVLAEWKEVYDDERPDEAVSGGN from the coding sequence ATGTCGGAAGTGCTGTCCCAGGAGGAAATAGACGCCCTCCTCTCGGCGCTGCACCGCGGTGAACTGAACGCGGAAGACATCCGGGAGGAGTCCGGCGGGCCGCGTGTCCGCAACTACGACTTCCGCCGGGCGATGCGGTTTTCGAAGGATCATATCCGCATCCTCCGGCGCATCCATGAGCATCTGGCGCGCCTGGTGAGCACGCACCTGTCGGGGCAGCTGCGTACGGTCGTCCAGATGCAGGTCGAGACCGTCGACCAACTGCCGTACGAAGAGTTCATCCGCTCCATCCCGCCGTTGACGGTCATTCAGTTGGTGGAGATGTCCCCGCTGCCTGGAAAGATGGTGTTGGAGTTCAACCCGCAGGTGGTGTTCGCCATGCTGGACCGTCTCATGGGCGGGGTGGTGCACGGGCCCTACCAGGAACGGGAGTTGACGGAGATTGAGTTGGTCCTCGTGGAGCGGCTCTTTTCCGCCCTGAAGGGTTTCATCGCGGAGGCGTGGCGCAACGTCGAGATGCTCTCGCCGCGGCTGCTCCAACTGGAGAGCAACCCTCAGTTCCTGCAGCTGGCCACCCCCAATGAGACGGTGCTGGTGATCACGATGAGCGCGCGCGTCGGAGCGGTGTCGGGCCTGGTCAACGTCTGTATTCCGCACGTCACGCTGGAGCCTGTCCTGCCGAAGCTGAGCACGCAGCGATTCATGGACAGCCGCAAGCCGGGCGGCAGGGGACAGGAAGAGGAGCGGCGGTTGGCAAAGCACCTGATGGGCGTCTCTGCGGAAGTGGCCGTCGAACTCGGCCGGACGCGGTTGAGCATGGCGGACGTGCTCGACCTGCAGGCCGGGGACGTGATCCCGTTGGAGCAGTCCATCCGCGAGCCATTGACGGTGTACGTCAACGGCGTGCCGACGTACTCGGCGAGCGCAGGTCAGCGGCACGGACATTACGCGGTGAAGGTACTGGCCGAGTGGAAGGAGGTGTACGACGATGAACGACCAGATGAAGCTGTCTCAGGAGGAAATTGA
- the fliP gene encoding flagellar type III secretion system pore protein FliP (The bacterial flagellar biogenesis protein FliP forms a type III secretion system (T3SS)-type pore required for flagellar assembly.) gives MLLTLVVLAAIHPAVWAANASAQAGGLPGVQVSVGTGDSPQSVASTLKIVLLLTVLSLAPAILILMTCFTRVIVVLSFVRNALSLQQSPPNQVLIGLALFITLFVMQPTLSAANSQALQPYLRGEISQTVAMQRAELPFKTFMAKHTRRQDLDLFLSYRHLPEPKAPADIPLTALVPAYTISELKTAFQIGFMLYLPFLVIDLVVATTLMSMGMMMLPPVMISLPFKVLLFVMVDGWYLVVKSLLSGYT, from the coding sequence ATGCTTCTCACCCTTGTCGTCCTCGCGGCGATCCATCCAGCCGTGTGGGCGGCGAACGCCAGTGCCCAGGCGGGCGGCCTGCCCGGCGTGCAGGTGAGCGTGGGAACGGGGGATTCACCCCAGTCCGTAGCGTCGACGCTGAAAATCGTCCTGCTGCTGACGGTGCTCTCGCTGGCTCCCGCGATCCTGATTTTGATGACGTGCTTCACGCGCGTGATCGTCGTCTTGTCATTCGTCCGCAACGCCCTGTCGCTGCAGCAATCGCCGCCCAACCAGGTATTGATTGGGTTGGCGTTGTTCATCACATTGTTCGTGATGCAACCGACGCTTTCGGCGGCCAACAGCCAGGCGTTGCAGCCCTATCTGCGCGGAGAGATCAGCCAGACGGTGGCGATGCAGCGGGCGGAGTTGCCGTTCAAGACGTTCATGGCCAAGCACACGCGCCGTCAGGACCTGGATCTGTTTCTGTCCTACCGGCATCTGCCCGAGCCCAAGGCCCCTGCGGACATTCCGCTGACCGCGTTGGTGCCGGCGTACACCATCAGCGAGCTGAAGACCGCTTTTCAGATTGGCTTCATGCTCTACCTTCCGTTTTTGGTGATAGACCTGGTGGTGGCGACGACGCTCATGTCGATGGGCATGATGATGCTGCCGCCGGTGATGATCTCGCTGCCCTTTAAAGTCTTGCTGTTCGTCATGGTGGACGGGTGGTACCTGGTCGTCAAATCGCTCTTGTCCGGCTACACGTGA
- a CDS encoding response regulator, producing MANRILVVDDAAFMRMMIKDILTKNGYEVVGEASDGVQAVEKYQELQPDLVTLDITMPEMDGIEALKRIRAADPNARVIMCSAMGQQAMVIDAIQAGAKDFVVKPFQADRVIAAVKKVLG from the coding sequence GTGGCGAACCGAATCCTGGTCGTGGACGATGCGGCATTCATGCGCATGATGATCAAAGACATCCTGACCAAAAACGGATACGAAGTGGTGGGAGAGGCGTCCGACGGGGTGCAGGCGGTGGAGAAGTACCAGGAGCTGCAGCCGGACCTGGTTACGCTGGACATCACCATGCCCGAGATGGACGGCATCGAGGCGCTCAAACGGATCCGCGCCGCCGATCCCAACGCGCGCGTGATCATGTGTTCGGCGATGGGCCAGCAGGCCATGGTCATCGACGCCATCCAAGCGGGGGCAAAGGATTTCGTGGTCAAACCCTTTCAGGCCGACCGGGTGATCGCAGCGGTGAAAAAGGTGCTCGGCTGA
- the fliQ gene encoding flagellar biosynthesis protein FliQ, giving the protein MDANFIIGLGTQVMWLVVKLTVPILGLGLAAGVAVSLFQATTQIQEPTLSFVPKVAAVMVALLLFGPWMLTILVDFSAQVLGHLNDFVH; this is encoded by the coding sequence TTGGACGCGAATTTCATCATCGGCCTGGGGACTCAGGTGATGTGGTTGGTCGTCAAGTTGACGGTTCCCATTCTGGGCCTTGGATTGGCTGCCGGGGTGGCGGTCAGCCTGTTTCAGGCCACGACTCAGATTCAGGAACCCACGCTGTCGTTCGTCCCGAAGGTGGCGGCCGTGATGGTGGCGCTCCTTCTGTTCGGTCCGTGGATGCTGACGATCCTCGTGGATTTCAGCGCCCAGGTGCTCGGCCACCTGAACGACTTTGTGCACTGA
- the fliY gene encoding flagellar motor switch phosphatase FliY, with protein MNDQMKLSQEEIDALLRGGWSTPVPADMDGPPPLSEEERDVLGEIGNISFGSAATSLSALLQRRVEITTPSVSVLRGDRLEADLARPYVMVMVEFTAGLSGSNALAVELEDAKTIADLMLGGDGRNVNVELNELHLSAVAEAMNQMMGGAATALSTLLGHPVNISPPQVRFVDLAAGDEFDLGQQEWVVMTSFRLRVEDLIDSSIMQLVPISFARELLDHLRRGMGAGDSAQAPMTATDPAEAQVPSASAQPGTAGDGPKDQASALRERVASLDVAPASEPASAADRKPQSPAPPVQVKRPQFADFDDPAPPAAAPRNLSLLLDVMLDVTVELGRTRKSIREILDLAPGSVIELEKLAGEPVDILVNGKRIATGEVVVIDENFGVRVTDILSPVDRVKKLQ; from the coding sequence ATGAACGACCAGATGAAGCTGTCTCAGGAGGAAATTGACGCTCTCCTGCGCGGGGGGTGGTCCACACCGGTGCCCGCCGACATGGACGGGCCGCCGCCGTTGTCGGAAGAGGAGCGCGACGTGCTCGGCGAGATCGGCAACATCAGCTTTGGTTCGGCGGCCACGAGCCTGTCGGCTCTGTTGCAGCGGCGAGTGGAGATCACCACGCCCAGCGTGTCGGTGCTCCGCGGGGATCGCCTCGAGGCCGATCTGGCCAGGCCGTATGTGATGGTGATGGTGGAGTTCACCGCCGGTCTGTCGGGCAGCAATGCACTGGCCGTGGAGTTGGAGGACGCGAAGACCATCGCCGACCTGATGCTGGGTGGCGACGGGCGAAACGTCAACGTCGAGTTGAATGAGTTGCACCTGAGCGCAGTCGCCGAGGCGATGAACCAGATGATGGGCGGCGCCGCGACGGCCCTGTCGACCCTGCTGGGCCATCCGGTCAACATCTCTCCACCCCAGGTGCGGTTTGTCGATCTCGCGGCCGGAGACGAGTTCGATCTGGGCCAGCAGGAATGGGTGGTGATGACCTCCTTCCGATTGCGTGTGGAGGATTTGATCGACTCCTCCATCATGCAGCTGGTACCCATCTCGTTCGCGCGAGAACTGTTGGATCATCTGCGCCGGGGCATGGGGGCGGGCGACAGCGCACAGGCCCCGATGACTGCGACCGATCCGGCGGAGGCACAGGTACCATCTGCGTCGGCGCAGCCCGGCACGGCTGGGGACGGGCCGAAGGACCAAGCGTCCGCGCTGCGGGAGCGCGTAGCGTCTCTGGACGTGGCGCCAGCGTCGGAACCGGCTTCGGCCGCGGATCGAAAGCCGCAGTCGCCTGCGCCTCCGGTCCAGGTGAAACGCCCCCAGTTCGCCGATTTTGACGATCCCGCCCCGCCGGCGGCGGCACCGCGGAACCTGTCGCTGCTGCTCGACGTGATGTTGGATGTCACGGTGGAGCTGGGGCGGACGCGCAAATCCATCCGGGAGATCCTCGATCTCGCGCCCGGGTCTGTGATCGAGCTGGAGAAGTTGGCCGGCGAGCCGGTGGACATCCTTGTCAACGGCAAGCGGATCGCCACCGGCGAGGTCGTGGTCATTGATGAGAATTTCGGCGTGCGCGTGACCGATATCCTGAGCCCGGTGGACCGGGTGAAAAAACTGCAGTGA
- a CDS encoding flagellar FlbD family protein, with product MAVIRLTRLNGTALWLNPLLVESVEQTPDTVITLANGHKYVVREAAEEIGDRMAAYLRRIGLIAAEGKKEESG from the coding sequence ATGGCGGTGATCCGATTGACCCGGTTGAACGGGACCGCGCTGTGGCTGAATCCCCTGCTTGTGGAGTCGGTGGAGCAGACGCCGGATACCGTGATCACGCTGGCCAACGGGCACAAGTACGTGGTGCGCGAGGCGGCGGAGGAGATCGGGGACCGAATGGCTGCTTACTTGCGGCGGATCGGTTTGATTGCGGCAGAGGGAAAGAAGGAGGAGTCGGGTTGA
- a CDS encoding flagellar biosynthetic protein FliO → MSPSVLGNPVWVAFQLLLSLAVVLALAVVAIRYLAHRSRFSHTAAIQVLAARQVAPNRSVQVIEVHGRRYLIGVGDQVSLLADVTDHFPPAQREPQRSGGGELFARVLSERMRRLREQDHAGEPGKET, encoded by the coding sequence GTGAGTCCTTCCGTGTTGGGCAATCCGGTATGGGTGGCCTTCCAGCTGCTGCTCTCTTTGGCGGTGGTGTTGGCTCTGGCTGTGGTTGCCATCCGCTATTTGGCGCACCGGTCCCGATTCTCCCATACGGCAGCGATTCAGGTGCTGGCCGCGCGCCAAGTGGCGCCTAATCGCTCGGTTCAGGTCATCGAGGTACACGGGCGGCGCTATCTCATCGGCGTAGGTGATCAGGTGTCGCTGTTGGCGGACGTGACCGACCACTTCCCGCCCGCGCAACGGGAGCCGCAAAGATCCGGCGGGGGCGAGTTGTTCGCGCGTGTGCTGTCGGAGCGCATGCGCCGCCTGCGAGAGCAGGATCATGCCGGTGAGCCGGGAAAGGAGACCTGA